One Patescibacteria group bacterium DNA window includes the following coding sequences:
- a CDS encoding ABC transporter ATP-binding protein, which yields MREPIISIENVSVTYNAGSSASTLALSNINLEIYPEEYIIFFGPSGCGKSTLLYTMAGLEVPSQGSVVVNNTKLDALDSDAMVNFHRTTLGMVFQAFYLIPSISVLDNVLLPQMFQRAPTEERRALALKIMKRFDIENLAEHLPNELSGGQQQRVALCRSVINNPSILFADEPVGNLDSQASEKVMELLYELNTRDKKTIVLVTHDSRYLHYAHRVFYIKDGQVIREVTNSERQQLREEKMRPFIPHALTEFAKYYPHLEEGALKVKYLSHYLLGVAEERLQERLENFVRQRVDGKLTASEFEQRVDLAYREGGVGLYEQTAKRVASTLESVLAESSVLHLKLEKFPEQYELLAEQITELRGRLLNDYEGHLTEVQLQRLDAAIKARLEGSLDHRQFKEALDKSLHEGGVGLHYQTAQEFGKRIEVYLINYAASEVASSPEKSV from the coding sequence ATGCGTGAGCCAATTATCTCTATTGAAAATGTTTCCGTCACGTATAATGCCGGTAGTTCGGCCTCTACGTTGGCGCTGAGCAACATTAACCTAGAGATATATCCTGAGGAGTACATAATTTTTTTCGGCCCATCGGGTTGTGGTAAGTCAACGCTACTCTACACTATGGCGGGGCTAGAGGTGCCAAGTCAGGGGAGTGTGGTCGTGAATAACACGAAGCTCGATGCGCTCGATAGTGATGCAATGGTGAACTTCCATCGCACAACGCTCGGCATGGTGTTTCAAGCTTTTTATTTGATTCCGTCGATTTCTGTACTGGACAACGTTCTCCTGCCACAAATGTTTCAACGAGCACCCACCGAAGAGCGACGGGCGTTGGCGCTAAAAATTATGAAAAGGTTTGATATTGAAAATTTGGCGGAGCACTTACCTAATGAATTGTCCGGGGGGCAGCAGCAGCGGGTCGCTTTGTGTCGCTCTGTTATTAATAACCCCTCTATATTATTTGCTGATGAGCCGGTCGGCAATCTTGATTCCCAAGCCTCTGAAAAAGTCATGGAGCTTTTGTATGAGCTCAATACCCGTGACAAGAAAACAATCGTTCTTGTGACGCACGATTCTCGCTACCTCCATTATGCGCATCGTGTTTTTTACATCAAAGATGGTCAGGTCATTCGCGAAGTAACCAACAGCGAACGTCAGCAACTTCGTGAGGAAAAAATGAGGCCGTTTATTCCACATGCGCTAACCGAATTTGCAAAGTACTACCCACACTTGGAAGAAGGGGCGCTTAAAGTAAAATATCTCAGTCACTACCTCCTTGGTGTTGCTGAGGAGCGCTTGCAAGAACGCCTTGAAAATTTTGTGCGCCAACGGGTTGACGGCAAGTTAACTGCCAGTGAATTTGAACAGCGGGTTGATCTCGCGTATCGTGAGGGCGGCGTGGGCCTCTATGAGCAGACAGCCAAACGCGTCGCCAGTACGCTTGAGTCGGTGCTGGCTGAATCAAGCGTGCTTCATTTAAAATTAGAAAAATTTCCAGAGCAGTACGAGCTCTTGGCCGAACAGATTACAGAGCTTCGAGGTCGCCTACTGAACGACTACGAAGGTCATTTAACAGAGGTGCAGCTGCAACGTTTGGACGCGGCCATTAAAGCTCGACTTGAAGGTTCATTAGATCATCGGCAATTTAAAGAAGCGCTTGATAAGTCATTGCATGAGGGTGGCGTTGGGCTTCACTATCAAACGGCGCAGGAGTTTGGCAAACGGATTGAAGTGTATCTCATTAATTATGCCGCCAGCGAAGTTGCGAGTAGCCCAGAAAAATCCGTATGA
- the murJ gene encoding murein biosynthesis integral membrane protein MurJ, whose product MQNLFRRFFIQQATSLTRTAWLVASASVASRALGVFRDRVLASEFGAGDTLDVYYAAFRFPDLIYNLVIVGALSAGFIPVFMAAKEKGKNEHWRIAGVFASAIALTLFFMAVLLAVTAPYLVPILAPGFSDEKQQVVISLTRILCFSPLLLGMSAVAGAVLQSFQRFFLFSIAPIFYNLGIICGALFLAPRYGIRGVAWGVVIGAILHSLLQFFGAWQLGWRPRFTVRFYGTGISEITRLMAPRVVAASTQQLNVFLLTIIASTLSAGSLAVLTFSTNLYFLPVALFGISYGVAAFPKLTQSAIAGNTNDFVTIFSSAVRQISFFLIPATVLTYVLREHIVRIILGAGAFDWTATRLTSSTLGWMTLSLIFGALIPLLVRGFYAHRNALLPLYVGLTADVVTVIAAYALSRVYGIVGLGMALSIGTAIQFFGLWIGLKHVVKFSKLNIFGSIMRQVVAGFGMACGVIGFLYVFTPLVDETKFTGLVTAAVLTMFAGVSIYLILLWFLREPTVRELIAAFRSRLTVTTAIDSMEESKVT is encoded by the coding sequence ATGCAGAATCTTTTCCGCCGCTTCTTCATTCAGCAAGCGACGTCATTGACGCGTACGGCTTGGTTGGTGGCCAGCGCCAGTGTCGCTAGTCGCGCATTGGGAGTGTTTCGTGACAGGGTGTTGGCGAGTGAATTTGGAGCGGGTGATACGTTGGATGTCTATTATGCCGCGTTTCGCTTTCCGGATCTCATCTATAACCTGGTTATTGTCGGGGCTTTGTCGGCCGGGTTCATTCCGGTTTTTATGGCTGCCAAAGAAAAGGGTAAAAATGAGCATTGGCGTATTGCTGGTGTTTTTGCTTCGGCTATCGCACTGACGTTGTTTTTTATGGCAGTGCTTCTGGCTGTTACAGCGCCATATCTTGTGCCGATTCTAGCACCTGGTTTTTCAGACGAGAAGCAACAGGTAGTAATTTCCCTAACACGCATTTTGTGTTTCTCTCCACTGCTCCTTGGTATGTCTGCAGTAGCGGGCGCCGTGCTGCAATCATTTCAGCGTTTTTTTCTATTCTCCATTGCGCCAATATTTTATAATCTTGGAATAATTTGTGGGGCATTATTTCTGGCTCCGCGCTATGGCATCCGGGGGGTGGCTTGGGGGGTTGTCATTGGCGCAATCTTACATAGTCTCCTTCAGTTTTTTGGCGCTTGGCAACTTGGTTGGCGGCCTCGTTTCACTGTTCGGTTTTACGGCACCGGAATTTCTGAAATCACTCGTTTGATGGCACCTCGAGTCGTCGCCGCTAGTACACAGCAGCTCAATGTCTTTTTGCTCACTATCATTGCCTCCACATTGTCGGCCGGTAGTTTGGCGGTACTAACCTTTTCGACAAATCTCTATTTTCTTCCCGTCGCCCTCTTTGGTATTTCTTATGGTGTGGCGGCATTTCCAAAGTTAACGCAGTCAGCCATTGCGGGGAATACGAATGATTTTGTCACTATTTTTTCATCAGCAGTTCGGCAGATATCTTTCTTTCTTATTCCCGCAACTGTTCTCACGTATGTCTTGCGTGAGCATATTGTGCGAATCATTCTCGGGGCTGGCGCCTTTGATTGGACAGCGACGCGACTTACCAGTAGCACCCTCGGATGGATGACGCTCAGCCTCATTTTTGGTGCGCTTATTCCGCTTTTGGTGCGTGGCTTTTATGCGCATCGCAATGCGCTGCTGCCACTGTACGTTGGTCTAACGGCCGACGTTGTAACCGTCATTGCTGCCTATGCGTTGAGCCGCGTGTATGGCATCGTTGGCCTTGGTATGGCGCTCAGTATTGGTACGGCAATTCAGTTCTTTGGCTTATGGATTGGTCTCAAGCATGTTGTGAAATTTTCAAAACTAAATATTTTTGGTTCTATCATGCGGCAAGTGGTGGCCGGTTTCGGTATGGCCTGTGGTGTGATCGGCTTCCTTTACGTTTTCACCCCACTAGTGGATGAAACTAAGTTCACTGGTTTAGTTACGGCAGCGGTGCTTACTATGTTTGCAGGGGTCAGTATATACCTTATACTCCTTTGGTTCCTTCGCGAGCCAACGGTGCGAGAGCTTATTGCAGCATTTCGAAGTCGACTCACCGTAACGACAGCCATAGACAGCATGGAAGAGAGTAAAGTGACCTAA
- a CDS encoding fibronectin type III domain-containing protein, translated as MNQNGSVTQEVLSGWQQLLEHPVRMGILLGVLIVGIFLNGVPFSRGGAPSTFIQSSWTGGVRASEITGGNSSTTYASVTNLTAAANVQLTSSGGSRTHTTQADFDGTKTGTTVLSGGSVVLDGDTSWVNKSFPAGVTLGDGATMAAAPCSNNAGVSNCLYVFIGGLSKTLLKYDTITASFPAAQPPSFGVGSNTNPVGVTLGATMTYVRVGNNDFIYASNGGGNLYRYLIGGSTWEKMKNPNRQVSRGGSYVWNQGTKIYHISGGNTNNFEVYNTATDNWSNLTGPGGGLLIPDGSTAAFNPIDGYLYVALGGTQRVYRYNQSVWDSGYATAPHVFNVGSSMAVADNFSGGNPSKLVFTLSGGTASTSNALAMRNASQTWVSAGPVLGASNGGALAYTSSARTFFAFKGTGATTFQQLKVVPSSATYTSKSIDFGAPQAYTTVNLDITGTGVTTTFEIQGSIDNTSWTAYKNIPLAAGISGSIAVTETQGYRYLRYRITLTPDLTTTITPAFEVQRVALNYAGYQLAGSLVSTPYKMGVATDAPAIKSIAWLESIPAASASRVGLQLRTKAGATFGSDEWYGPTNESGQIFYSTDPSCQRNASGAAYRVTCTVQPSSRLNDTGVTHFQYNLLLESDGKTTPTVTSVEVTYGTNSSPTVTVKSASQDSSGTFTVEYTVTDDDESAFDVGLFYDRGITLLGQTDAASGVITVASETSLAAIMPNEGVIAIGDEQIVYEGISGNSFLTSESNRGSFQTTPAEHAKDEIVWIRAADQQMSNRGLNVIVAATGNVGASGALCAKQTTCTKSISWVPKTDVVGEAYASSSNMLRVLINDIQATRNVGSAELASSITLDTKAPVLVADSITLVGSSVSTTTTGFKTNSQNVLLAILPPDSTGDNSASLNKYSICVDTPSNQTCGTPLASVLRSGSLLWSQAVSFSTNTSCPGGADAGAGCRAWTLPTTGYVTIHMAAIDDVGNIRGKREKSIMVDKTAPPSIAQFAGQDASNNSVGKLIYLSWQALQASAVQDASGGSDFTEFQIYRNNLSGCATPATFCLLTTLTSLNATSHADSNNLDANTSYQYKILATDNIGNVSSTLAAAPTTAPITPNPTGLEVPPPPVISSAQVVSFSTNSAVISWSTGTTDADASVVYAASQTAPVLPNGYDAYPTQGDVKFSSGIHTKTLVGLSASTKYFIQVRSSTPGNTTPGVYPAAASDPVLTFTTDAPAILERPVITPGSPMASATEHGATFRWTTDVAADSFVEYGPTQSLGNYFGTRDVSTGHEVTISSLEPSTTYYYRLRSTIPGKGERAYPSTSPDTEVAPAEFVTSAATNDTVAPEPKTIRVTDIADTTAVINWHTDERAVQYVEFWTTVDETTKRTLPATPGADETDPSILLSGLDPSTDYQFVAVARDAAGNIGRSSVQPVFHTDSDPRYTTDPQVTTVSNDPPTPTTATIYFTTDQASKITIRYSTENDAPYSRSQIFPGFSQGERGVTLLGLSPNTPYVYKVIAENPSGRTGEGNDCGSGVNSCQFVTSSQGGTLPDIIVSSVVVTKNPDKPNEVTISWRSSAAGNSLVEFGQDIVDGVPQYGRTFGFVRDNTTVHSVTLPDDLLEGQTYYFRLYTRDAAGQLAVFPVTADASDTTCSNPNPAPSTCKNPNFTTLDTGLVQIGEVRTPPKITGVGTLLVTHTKVVVGWTTDKPATSEVFLATSSNFGAEATATDTALTTVHALTIDALTPSTTYYFMVASTDRNDQRFPDDNNGAGYSFKTNAGILAGEGDNNQDQGQLKTDSTTPIISLVQVSNIEDHAATITWNTDEAATSIVQYGATTSYGDIAGDSTSLLTGHTVLLSSLISGTLYHFAVLGYDNAGNRALSADYTFTTTGEPGKLPPEEKLDDKEGEGEKKDEDAVDEEGKDELSEVEKRIRELSEDKQLSLERVIEILKDFDESDALSILDAVGLQLVAPPKFVGGAPQITVTTSSATIRWQTDKEADSRIAFAPSDIFGKNIEQPYEAEIGNSELFTKDHEVTLNNLESNTVYHYQIRSREQVGKTARSQDRTFKTLPLAPEIVRLNISTVTENSITLSWKTNVPTKTEIEYTNVAQSEKRSQGDPQFTTNHQFTVNNLLGDTEYSLIVRAEDETGVKVVSKPLRTKTGRDEIPPVITNVRTEVNLAGEDGASAQAIVTWRTDESATSQVLYEEGALTRDEFGQRTEAGTERESLHVVVLSNLRPATVYRYRALSIDASGNESVSKDFTLLTPQRKQSVLNLIVNNFEQTFGFLQFLGWSE; from the coding sequence ATGAATCAGAACGGGTCAGTAACACAAGAAGTACTGAGCGGGTGGCAGCAATTGCTGGAACACCCGGTTCGTATGGGCATCCTTTTGGGGGTGCTCATCGTCGGTATTTTTTTAAACGGGGTTCCCTTTAGTCGTGGTGGCGCTCCGTCGACGTTTATTCAGAGCAGTTGGACTGGTGGTGTGCGGGCTTCAGAAATTACAGGCGGGAACAGCTCAACCACGTATGCGTCAGTAACGAATCTGACTGCCGCGGCAAACGTACAACTTACTTCAAGTGGTGGCAGTCGTACACACACAACTCAGGCAGATTTTGACGGAACGAAAACTGGCACAACAGTTCTGAGTGGCGGATCAGTTGTACTTGATGGCGATACTTCGTGGGTGAATAAAAGTTTTCCGGCGGGCGTTACGCTTGGAGACGGGGCGACAATGGCCGCTGCACCGTGCAGCAATAACGCCGGCGTTTCAAATTGTCTCTATGTCTTCATTGGTGGGCTCTCTAAAACTCTTTTGAAGTACGACACCATCACTGCTTCTTTTCCAGCGGCGCAGCCGCCTAGTTTTGGTGTCGGAAGCAACACGAATCCTGTAGGGGTCACCCTTGGTGCCACTATGACCTATGTGCGTGTTGGCAATAATGATTTCATCTACGCCAGTAATGGGGGTGGTAACCTTTATCGCTATCTCATCGGTGGGAGCACGTGGGAGAAAATGAAAAACCCGAATAGGCAAGTGTCGCGTGGAGGCAGTTATGTTTGGAATCAGGGTACGAAGATTTATCACATCAGTGGTGGTAACACGAACAATTTTGAAGTGTATAACACCGCGACGGATAATTGGTCGAATCTTACTGGCCCTGGCGGTGGTCTATTAATTCCCGACGGAAGTACTGCCGCTTTTAATCCGATAGATGGGTACCTGTACGTAGCGCTTGGCGGAACGCAGCGAGTGTATCGCTATAACCAGAGTGTTTGGGATAGTGGCTATGCAACGGCACCCCATGTTTTTAATGTCGGCAGCAGCATGGCGGTTGCTGATAATTTTTCCGGTGGCAATCCAAGTAAACTAGTGTTCACACTTTCTGGGGGAACAGCGTCGACCAGTAACGCTCTTGCCATGAGGAACGCCTCTCAAACTTGGGTGTCTGCCGGTCCGGTGCTCGGCGCCTCTAACGGTGGAGCGTTGGCCTACACTTCGTCAGCACGAACATTCTTTGCCTTTAAGGGTACGGGGGCAACGACATTTCAACAGCTGAAAGTTGTTCCGTCGTCTGCTACATACACCTCGAAATCGATTGATTTTGGAGCACCGCAAGCGTATACAACGGTCAATCTTGATATAACCGGTACGGGGGTTACAACTACGTTTGAAATACAAGGAAGCATAGACAACACGAGCTGGACTGCGTATAAGAATATCCCACTAGCAGCAGGTATAAGTGGTTCGATTGCCGTTACCGAAACACAAGGTTATCGCTACCTTCGATATCGCATAACGTTGACCCCTGATCTGACCACGACCATTACGCCAGCATTTGAGGTGCAACGAGTGGCCTTGAACTATGCCGGTTATCAACTGGCAGGCTCGCTTGTTTCTACACCGTATAAAATGGGTGTCGCCACCGACGCGCCTGCTATTAAAAGTATTGCGTGGCTAGAATCTATCCCTGCAGCCAGTGCTTCTAGGGTCGGTTTACAGCTGCGCACGAAGGCTGGCGCAACTTTTGGTAGTGACGAGTGGTATGGTCCAACGAACGAATCGGGACAGATATTTTACTCCACTGATCCGTCGTGCCAGCGCAACGCCTCGGGAGCGGCCTACCGAGTTACTTGCACAGTCCAACCATCGAGCCGACTAAATGATACTGGGGTAACGCACTTCCAATATAATTTACTACTGGAGTCAGATGGTAAAACGACGCCGACCGTTACAAGTGTCGAAGTAACCTATGGTACCAACTCATCGCCAACGGTTACTGTAAAGAGCGCCAGCCAGGACAGCAGTGGTACGTTTACGGTTGAATATACTGTTACTGACGACGACGAGAGTGCATTTGATGTGGGCTTGTTTTACGACAGAGGTATAACGCTACTTGGTCAGACGGACGCCGCTTCCGGTGTAATCACTGTGGCAAGTGAGACAAGCTTAGCAGCCATAATGCCGAATGAAGGGGTTATCGCTATAGGGGACGAACAAATTGTCTACGAGGGCATAAGTGGCAACTCATTTCTGACAAGTGAATCAAATCGAGGTAGTTTCCAAACAACTCCCGCAGAGCATGCCAAGGATGAAATAGTCTGGATTCGGGCGGCAGACCAGCAAATGTCTAATCGTGGGCTGAATGTGATTGTGGCCGCAACCGGAAACGTAGGTGCCAGTGGAGCACTTTGTGCAAAACAAACAACGTGCACTAAATCTATTTCTTGGGTTCCAAAAACTGATGTGGTTGGCGAAGCCTATGCGTCTTCTTCTAATATGCTCCGGGTGCTCATTAACGACATACAAGCAACCCGTAATGTTGGTAGCGCCGAACTTGCTTCTTCCATTACGCTCGATACAAAAGCCCCTGTACTTGTTGCTGATTCAATTACTTTAGTTGGTTCCAGTGTGTCCACAACAACAACAGGTTTTAAAACTAATAGCCAAAATGTTTTATTGGCGATTTTGCCGCCTGACTCAACAGGGGATAACAGTGCGAGTCTCAATAAGTACTCGATTTGCGTTGATACACCAAGTAATCAAACGTGCGGCACACCATTAGCTTCTGTATTGCGAAGTGGTAGCTTACTTTGGTCTCAAGCCGTTAGCTTTTCTACGAACACCTCTTGCCCGGGTGGGGCTGATGCTGGTGCAGGGTGTCGCGCGTGGACGTTACCGACAACGGGTTATGTAACCATTCATATGGCGGCGATTGATGACGTTGGCAACATTCGAGGTAAACGGGAAAAGAGCATTATGGTTGACAAGACCGCACCGCCCTCAATTGCTCAATTTGCGGGGCAGGACGCGTCGAACAACAGCGTTGGTAAACTCATCTATCTTAGTTGGCAGGCCTTACAGGCAAGTGCGGTTCAAGACGCCTCAGGCGGAAGCGATTTCACTGAGTTTCAGATTTATCGAAACAATCTTTCTGGCTGCGCAACCCCAGCAACATTTTGTCTGTTGACGACGCTTACCAGTTTGAACGCGACCAGTCACGCCGATTCAAATAATCTTGATGCTAATACTTCATATCAATACAAAATTCTTGCTACTGACAACATCGGTAACGTTTCTTCCACCTTAGCCGCCGCACCAACCACAGCGCCCATCACACCAAATCCAACCGGGCTCGAGGTACCTCCGCCACCCGTCATTTCAAGCGCGCAAGTTGTTTCTTTTTCTACGAATTCAGCAGTTATTAGTTGGAGTACGGGAACAACAGACGCCGACGCAAGTGTTGTTTATGCGGCGAGTCAAACGGCGCCGGTGCTACCGAATGGTTATGATGCTTACCCAACACAAGGAGACGTTAAGTTTAGTTCAGGTATTCACACTAAAACGTTGGTAGGGCTTAGTGCTAGTACAAAATATTTTATTCAGGTTCGCTCTTCAACACCGGGCAATACGACGCCTGGTGTCTATCCAGCGGCGGCAAGTGACCCTGTACTAACATTCACCACCGATGCACCGGCTATTTTAGAACGACCAGTTATTACACCGGGTTCACCGATGGCAAGCGCGACTGAACACGGTGCCACTTTCCGATGGACTACTGACGTGGCTGCGGATTCATTCGTGGAATACGGACCGACGCAATCGCTCGGTAACTACTTTGGTACTCGCGATGTTTCAACGGGGCATGAAGTAACTATTTCTTCTCTTGAACCAAGTACGACATACTACTATCGTTTACGCTCTACCATACCCGGGAAAGGAGAGCGGGCGTACCCTTCTACGTCGCCTGACACAGAAGTCGCACCCGCTGAATTTGTTACTTCAGCAGCAACTAACGACACAGTAGCGCCAGAACCCAAAACTATTCGTGTGACAGATATTGCCGATACGACTGCAGTCATCAACTGGCATACTGATGAGCGAGCTGTGCAGTACGTAGAATTTTGGACCACTGTTGACGAAACAACAAAGCGAACGTTACCAGCTACACCCGGCGCAGATGAAACCGATCCCTCCATTTTGCTTTCTGGGCTCGATCCTTCAACTGATTATCAATTTGTGGCGGTTGCTCGCGACGCGGCCGGTAATATTGGCCGTTCCTCCGTACAGCCCGTTTTTCATACGGATTCTGATCCACGATATACGACTGATCCTCAGGTAACCACTGTCTCGAATGATCCTCCGACACCAACGACGGCGACGATTTATTTTACAACTGACCAGGCGAGTAAGATAACAATTCGGTATTCTACAGAAAACGACGCCCCATACAGCCGCTCTCAAATATTTCCCGGTTTTTCTCAGGGAGAGCGAGGCGTTACGTTGCTTGGACTTTCGCCAAATACCCCCTATGTGTACAAGGTGATTGCGGAGAACCCCAGCGGCAGGACAGGGGAAGGAAATGATTGTGGTAGTGGGGTAAATTCGTGCCAATTTGTAACCTCGTCGCAGGGGGGTACATTGCCAGACATCATCGTTTCCTCAGTTGTTGTTACAAAGAATCCGGATAAGCCGAACGAGGTAACCATTAGCTGGCGTTCATCTGCGGCGGGTAATTCACTCGTTGAATTTGGCCAAGATATTGTCGACGGTGTTCCTCAATACGGCCGCACATTTGGTTTTGTTCGTGACAATACAACCGTTCATAGTGTGACTTTGCCAGATGACCTGCTGGAGGGGCAGACGTACTACTTCCGACTTTATACGCGGGACGCCGCTGGCCAATTGGCGGTATTCCCGGTTACGGCAGATGCGAGCGACACAACGTGCAGTAATCCAAACCCAGCACCGAGTACGTGTAAAAATCCAAATTTTACAACGCTTGATACGGGTTTAGTGCAAATTGGCGAAGTTCGCACACCACCAAAAATTACCGGTGTCGGCACACTGCTCGTCACGCATACCAAAGTTGTCGTGGGGTGGACAACCGACAAGCCAGCTACCTCAGAAGTTTTCTTAGCAACGTCGTCCAACTTTGGTGCTGAGGCAACCGCTACGGATACTGCGCTCACAACAGTACATGCTCTAACCATCGATGCGTTAACACCAAGTACGACGTACTATTTTATGGTCGCCTCCACAGACCGTAATGACCAACGTTTTCCGGACGACAATAACGGCGCGGGGTACAGTTTTAAGACAAACGCCGGTATCCTCGCTGGCGAGGGTGATAACAATCAGGACCAAGGGCAACTAAAAACAGACAGTACAACGCCAATCATTTCGCTCGTGCAGGTCAGCAATATTGAAGATCATGCGGCAACGATAACCTGGAACACCGACGAGGCGGCGACCTCAATTGTTCAGTATGGCGCTACTACCAGTTATGGTGATATCGCGGGTGATTCCACCAGCCTACTTACCGGGCATACCGTTCTCCTTAGTTCGCTTATTAGTGGCACCTTGTATCACTTTGCCGTGCTTGGATACGACAATGCGGGGAACCGGGCCCTGTCGGCTGACTACACGTTCACCACCACCGGGGAGCCAGGTAAATTACCGCCAGAAGAAAAACTTGATGACAAAGAAGGTGAGGGCGAAAAGAAAGATGAAGATGCTGTTGATGAAGAGGGTAAAGATGAGTTATCTGAAGTTGAAAAACGCATTCGCGAATTGAGTGAAGATAAGCAGTTGTCGCTGGAGCGGGTTATTGAAATTCTTAAGGACTTTGACGAATCAGACGCGCTGTCTATTCTTGATGCGGTTGGCCTGCAGCTCGTAGCGCCGCCAAAGTTTGTTGGTGGCGCGCCTCAAATTACCGTCACAACTTCTTCTGCCACCATTCGTTGGCAAACTGATAAAGAGGCTGATTCCCGTATTGCCTTTGCTCCGAGTGACATTTTTGGCAAAAATATTGAACAGCCCTATGAGGCGGAAATTGGAAATTCAGAACTTTTTACCAAGGATCACGAAGTAACGCTGAATAATCTTGAATCAAACACTGTGTACCACTATCAAATTCGCTCACGGGAGCAGGTTGGTAAAACAGCGCGGTCTCAAGACCGCACCTTTAAAACGCTACCCTTGGCGCCCGAAATAGTACGACTGAACATTTCTACTGTTACTGAAAATAGTATTACCCTTAGTTGGAAAACGAATGTTCCTACAAAAACTGAAATTGAATATACCAACGTAGCGCAGAGCGAAAAACGTTCTCAGGGCGATCCACAATTTACGACAAACCACCAATTTACGGTTAATAATCTTTTGGGAGATACGGAGTACTCACTCATCGTACGAGCGGAAGATGAAACGGGCGTGAAAGTAGTTTCAAAGCCACTTCGTACAAAAACTGGTCGCGACGAGATACCGCCAGTTATTACCAACGTTCGTACCGAAGTAAATTTAGCGGGCGAAGATGGTGCTTCGGCGCAAGCCATTGTCACCTGGCGAACAGACGAATCGGCAACGTCTCAGGTACTCTATGAGGAAGGTGCGTTAACGAGGGATGAATTTGGACAACGTACTGAGGCAGGAACGGAACGAGAATCATTGCACGTGGTTGTGCTCAGTAACCTGCGACCGGCCACGGTCTATCGGTATCGCGCGCTTTCTATTGACGCTTCTGGTAATGAGTCAGTCTCAAAAGATTTTACACTACTCACGCCACAGCGGAAGCAATCAGTGCTCAATTTAATTGTTAATAACTTCGAACAAACATTCGGTTTCCTTCAGTTCCTCGGTTGGTCTGAGTAA
- a CDS encoding ABC transporter permease, with the protein MMRINDLFRLSTRMFKTRPMRTWLTIVGVGVGIAATYFLVSLGYGLQKLLLDQITTSDSLVSLDVYPPSSRFIAITPETIASIASLSDVAEVTPVAQLAGQMTREGITADVVINVTDAAFFRLDGRTASTGRLYTSDERGSLVVSSAVPRLLNIEPAQLLGQVLTLTVFPSAEEESSITPPAPVALSATIVGIIEQEGLSAAYLPWSSVSGVAVTSYSQAKVKVRDSTVLPAVREAIKNLGYTVSALSDTIAEANKVFRAIQFMLALFGIVALVVASIGMFNTVTIALLERTQEIGIMKALGGGKADIFIMLVTESALMGFLGGLTGLLLGYLGGEGVTMIVNTLASRLGGQQLELFDRPLWFTLTILVFSTTIGFLTGVIPARRAARLNTLEALRYK; encoded by the coding sequence ATGATGCGAATTAATGATTTGTTTCGTCTCTCAACCCGCATGTTTAAAACGCGGCCCATGCGGACGTGGCTCACCATTGTTGGCGTTGGTGTTGGTATCGCCGCCACCTATTTTCTTGTAAGTTTAGGGTACGGGTTACAAAAATTATTACTTGATCAAATTACAACATCAGACTCGCTCGTCAGCTTAGATGTCTATCCACCTTCGTCGAGATTTATTGCTATTACGCCAGAAACAATTGCGTCAATTGCCAGCCTCAGTGACGTTGCTGAAGTTACGCCGGTTGCGCAGTTGGCTGGTCAAATGACTCGAGAGGGAATTACGGCTGACGTTGTCATTAATGTAACTGACGCTGCGTTCTTTCGATTAGATGGTCGAACCGCCAGTACGGGAAGACTTTATACGTCTGACGAACGGGGCAGCCTTGTCGTTTCCTCGGCTGTGCCGCGCCTTTTGAATATTGAGCCAGCGCAACTACTGGGTCAGGTGTTGACGTTGACTGTTTTCCCATCAGCCGAAGAGGAGTCGTCAATTACGCCGCCCGCTCCGGTAGCGCTTTCCGCAACTATAGTTGGAATCATAGAGCAAGAGGGGTTAAGCGCTGCCTACCTTCCCTGGTCGAGCGTTAGCGGTGTTGCCGTCACTAGTTACTCACAAGCGAAGGTCAAGGTTCGAGACAGTACAGTTCTTCCCGCGGTTCGCGAAGCAATCAAAAATTTGGGTTACACAGTGTCAGCACTATCAGACACCATTGCTGAAGCAAACAAAGTTTTTCGAGCTATTCAGTTTATGCTGGCGCTCTTTGGTATTGTGGCGCTCGTGGTGGCTTCAATCGGTATGTTTAATACCGTTACCATAGCGCTTCTCGAACGTACTCAAGAAATTGGCATCATGAAGGCACTGGGCGGTGGCAAAGCAGATATCTTTATCATGCTCGTTACAGAGTCAGCGCTTATGGGATTTTTGGGTGGCCTGACCGGACTCTTACTTGGATATCTGGGTGGTGAGGGGGTTACTATGATAGTTAATACATTGGCGTCACGTTTGGGTGGTCAGCAACTCGAACTGTTTGACAGACCATTGTGGTTTACGTTAACCATTCTTGTTTTTTCTACCACCATTGGCTTTTTGACTGGCGTTATTCCGGCTCGTCGCGCGGCCAGACTCAATACACTAGAAGCGCTTCGTTACAAATAG